One uncultured Carboxylicivirga sp. genomic window, AACCAAATAATAGGCCAATGGATAAAACTCAACAGCTGTTGCAACAATATTGGAGGTTGTACAACACTTTATGCAATTATCAGCACAGCTAATACCGGTGTGTTCCTTAAGTTTTTGAACGTCTTTTTCCAGTGTTTTGAATAATCTCTCAACAGCACGGACTTTGCGCACTATGGTCATAAAATATTCATCAATATGTTTCCCAAATATATGCGAAAGAACGATATCTGATTCCAGCTAAGTCAAATATTTTAATTCATCAAAATAATATTTTAAAACCACACCATATAACTTTGATATTCTGCCTTTTATTAAACACCACAAGCAGTTATATTGATAGACTTCGAGTAAGTAAAAAAGTGATACTTACCTTTTATTCAACCTTATTTTCAATAAAATTAAATTATCATAAAAAAGGTCAGGAAACCATTAATTATCCTGACCTTTCTATAAGTATGAACATTCAATTATTGAACGATTAATTCATCAACAAACATCCAGCTTGGGTTTCCAAAATCTCTGTGCCATTCAGGACATTGTTTCATTGATTTAGCTGTTACTTTTAAAAATCTGTATTTTTCTGTTTCAAATTGGATAGTAAAGGGTATTGACTGTACTAAAAAACCTCTGTCTTCATCCTTATTTTTTATCCTTCCCAACTCTTTAAACACTTTGCCATCAATTGATCCTTCAACTTTAACTTCTAATGGAAGAAAAGTCCAGGAATTAATAGCCTTCAAAAAGTTCATGTTCACTTCATGAACATCCTCCTGTGTTTCCAAATCAACAAGAAGAATCATATCATCACCTTCAAACCCTAGCCATTTCTGTTGAAAATCCAATTCTCCCACCACTCCATCGTTTAGGGCCAAAGCTCCTCCAACAGGATATTTATCACTGTACTGACTTAGTATTGTAATATTCTTTCCTTTAGCTTTATTTAATGCCGTTATTCGTTTTAACTTACTTAAAACATAAGTACGGTAATCATCTGTCTTAAAGAGTCGTTCGTTAATATTTACAGCTCCGGTATTAATTGAATTGATAGTAAATCGATTGAGATACTCTAACATTTCTTGTCTAACGACAATTGTATCAACACTTCTATCAAAATACGAAATTCCATCAGGTTCTTCATTTAATGCAATATCAAGATATGCAAAATCAACTGCTAACCGGGCACGCTGAACCCTTTTTAAGTAGACAGGTTCATTTTTAACTGCCTCTTCTGCCCTATCCATTATTTGCTTATATTCTTTCAGATACTGAGGCGCCAGATATGAATCCAAATAATCAGCAGGAAATCCGTAAATATCCAATCGTTCTGTTTGTTCGAATTTTTTCAGATTTTGTTGAGTTGCATCAAAATATGAACGAATAAATGGAGCTGCATCGCCATAATATTTAGCTATAAAATCATTAATTATTGAATCAGCATTAACATTGACATCCCACATTAATTTTGAAAGCAGGTATTGTTTCAACTCGTTCAAATCCGACCAGTTATGACCACTCCCTTGCTCAAACATGATTTTAACACCGTGCTGATGAAAAAACTGTAGATTAGGCTGCAACACACTAAAATTTGGAAACGGAGTTAAGTAGTTTTTAAACTGTACTACATAATCCCAGGCAAAAATATTATCCGATAAGCGACTCCAGTCTTCCATATCTTTGACAAAATCAGCACTACGCTCATCATCTGCCAATGGCATACTACGGTTACATTCAATGGAACAAAACATGATGTTAACGTTCGGTAATGGCTTAATATTTTCAGGAGCCGAACGTGTAAAATTATATGCCAATGTTGATATTACTTTATCAGGAAACTTAGATGCTATCTGATTGGCCATTTGAATGTAAGCTCCTGAAATATTCCCGTATTTCTCATATAAGGCTTTACAGTCTTCACATTCGCAATAATTAAAACAATCATTTTGCGATACCGACCAGTATTTCTTCTCCGGATGCTGTGCCATCAATTCACGCAAATTATCAATCAATGTTTTGATGGTTCCAGGATTACTTAAACACAATTGTCCATCTTTTAATCGATGATTACCAACCAGTGAAAAATACTCAGGATGACTGTCGAAATACTTTTCGGACGGAATTAAGTGTTGGAAAGTATGAACAAATAATCCCCATTCATCAAGATCTTCCAGCTTATTCCAATTCTTATAAGCATGAAACTCATCATCATCAAAACAAAGTTTACGCAAAGTAAAATCAGGTTCATACACTTTTACACCTTCGTTAAGAACAATCCTTTCTTTTTCAGGAATAAAGTATTCAGTTGGGGTTAGTATATTACATCCAACATATTCTTCCAGAAAGGTATATACAGCATACAGATTAGCTTTTCCGTTTTCGCCGCTTAAAATAATCGCACCATCCTTTATTGAAATGAAAAACCCATCTTCATCCAAAGAATCTATTCCCAGACCTTGTTGATGAAGCAAATCATTACCAATAAAAATAGTACCTGCATCAGCTATTGCTTCATTACTTACTACGAGACTTACACCTGACACTTTCTGAATAAACTCCTGTAATTGACGAGCAGCAAACAAGGTTGTACTATCAGTATTTGCTGCAACAACTATATGATAATCCGAATGATTATTTAGGATTAAATCAATAGTTGAAACTGATTTCTGACATCCATTCAATATGAGAAATACAAAAAACAGTATCAGTAAATTTAATTTCATTTTTAAGGTTTTATAAACGCTTAATATCATCTTAACTGTTCATTAAAGTTATCAATTATCACAGAGTAAAAAGAGGAAATCCTTCGCAGAATTTCCTCTTTCATTAATTATAACTGATAAATGGTTAATTTACATCCCACCATACTCTTACGCTACCTTTATCACCACCTGATAACGAACTTATTGCTTCATTAACAGCTGCTTCGTTAGTACTATACTCGGTAGGCACATAAGTTAATCTTCGCATAACTCCATAATTACCGTCAGCATCCTCAGTATACAATAGAGGATAAAGAATATCGGCATCTGAACGACGAAGGTCAGCCCATGTTTCCCATGACTCAGGGAAAAGAGCCAGATATTTTTGTACTGCAATTTGCTTTAATTGCTCAGCTTCTGTTGCTGCCCATGTTACAGGAACGTCTACCGGAGGAGTAGCACTACCACCTACTTTGGTATACTCAACAGCTAAAGTTGGTTCAACAGCAACTGTAGTTCCAGCCAGGTAAGTATCAATTGCAGATGCATCGCTAACACCCCATTGTGATAATGATAAACGAACACCTTCTTCATACAAATCCTTAGCAGTGCCGCTCATATTCCATCCTTTCAATGCACATTCTGCACGGTTGAAATAAGATTCTGCTGCCATCATAACTTCGATATCATGACCAGTATTGTCAGCAAAAGTAGTTTCCTGGTTCGACTGACTTAAAACAGATGTACTCCAGTCGCGGGTAGTACCACCACCATTTGGCTGACCAATGTACTCTCCTTCACCATTGGTACCATACCAGATCTCCATACGAGGATCATTGTATCCTTTCAAGATACTTTCCATGTCAGCAGACATATAGAATCCCCAATATTTAGCAATATCAACAAAGTTATTGTAAGTATCAGAAGTCACTGCAAAATAAGCACAATCATCATTGCTTTCCATTACACCAGCAGCCACAGCAGCTTCAGCTATTTCCTGAGCACGAGATGGATCGATATCTGAGATACGTAATGCCAAACGCAAACGCATTGAGTTAGCAAATTTTCTCCAAAGCTCAGTGTCACCACCATAAATAGCATCGTAATCTTTGAAAATACCTACTGTACCATTTAATCCACTAAGTGTTTCGTTCGCATTCTCTAACAATGCAAAGAAATCATCATACATATCTTCCTGTAAATCGTATGCTACTGAAGCACCTCCTTGTCCGGCAGCTGAATAAGCTATCGGTCCCCAAGAGTCGGTGAAACGGTGATACATAAATACTTTCCAGATATCCAAAACAGCTAATGCTTCTTCGTCGCCTTCGGCAGCTGTATAAGCATTTCGTAACGAAGGAACAGCTAAGGTATAGAAACGTAACCATCCACGACTTCTCCATCCATCGTTAACACCGTTACGTTCAGTTTGCCATCCAGTACTTCCACATGAGAAATAGTGAACAAAAAGCATAGAATGCAACATTGTTGCCAAACCATAAGTTCCGTAGTCATCACCTGAAATACTCCATGAAGCATTTCCTAAACCTTTGTATTGCGCATTAGCAAATGAAGGTCCTGCCATAGAGGCATCCAATTGATCAGAAGTAAGTGTATTAGGATTGGTATTGATTTCGTCGAAATCTGATGTACATCCTGTTACATACAATAGGAATACTGCTGAAAATATTGTTGCTATATATTTTTTCATATCTTCAATTTTTTAAAAATCCAATTTCACGTTAAAACCAAATTCGCGTGTTGCAGGGATGTTAAATGATTCAATACCCTGAAGGTTACCAACACCAACACCTTGTTCAGGATCGAAGTATTTAGCATTATTCATGAAGAACAACAAGTTACGACCTACAACTGAGAAGTTAACACCAGCAAAAGGACCGTTGCCTAAAACACTTTTTGGTAAAGAATATCCTAAAACTAATTCACGTAGACGAATGTTGGTTGCATCAAACACAAAGTCTTCAGCTGAGGCTGGGTCACGACTGGCAACTTTAGTCCAGTAATCTTCAGCTAAAACTGATGTTGTGTTAGTTACATACGATACTGCACCATTTGCATCTGTAATCGCGTTTACACCATCCACTACAAAACCGTCAGTACGACCGTTTAATGTGATATCGCTCACACCAGCACCAGCCATACGAGCCTGAGTATAAGAGATTACTTCACCACCAATTCTGAAATCAACCAGGAAGCTTAATGTGAAGTTTTTATAATTGAAACGGTTAGTTAAACCTGCTGTCCAGTCTGGATTGAAGTTACCAGCATACACATCAAATCCAGATGTTGTTTCAGGTAAACCTGTAAGTTCATTTACAATAATCTGTCCATCATCATTTCTTGCAAAACCTCTGATATACAAATCACCATACTCTCCGCCTTCTTTTACAATAGTTTGCGCAACACGCTCATATCCGGTTGTGATTGATAACTCATCGCGACCTTCCATAATGCTCAATACGGTTGTTTTGTATTTAGCAAAGTTAGCAGTCAGGTCCCATGAGAAATCAGCACGGTGCAATACATCAGCATTGAAAGTTAATTCAATACCTTTGTTCTCAATCTCTCCACCGTTTACATACTCAGTAGAATATCCTGATACTTCAGGTACGTTGATTGTAAAAATCTGGTTACTTGTATTGGTTTTAAAATAAGTAAAATCCAAACCAATCTTGTTTCCGAAGAAACGGGCATCAACACCAAATTCTGTTGAAGCTGAGATTTCTGGCTTTAGGTTCTCGTTATTTTTAACTGTAGATGAAAGTACTACACCACCATTAAATCCGTAATACAATAACTCATTACTTAAACGATAAGGATCAGTATCGTTACCTACCTGAGCATATGAACCACGTGCTTTTAAGAAGGTAAGAAAATCTGATTTGATATCAAACATATCGCTCAATACAGCAGTTAAACCTACCGATGGATAGAAGTAAGAACGGTTATCAGCTGGCAGAGTAGATGACCAGTCGTTACGAGTTGTTACATCCAGGTACAAATATTCTTTATAACCTAATTGACCAAATGCGTACAACGAGTTCATTTTCTTTTCATAGAAACTAGATGTCGGTGTTGATGTCTGAAGGTTGCTTAGCGCAAAGAAGTTTCTACGACTTAACTGACCACCAGCACTTAAAGAAGAACGTTTTTGGTATAACGAGTTACCACCCACGTTTAATCCCAATCTAAAATCACCAAAATCTTTGTTATATGATAGTAAGAAATCAGAGTTTAATTCCATTGTCTGTCCAGATGTTTCTGAATAGCTACCATAGTCGTTACCCAAAACTGATAAAGAAGCATATTGCTTAGAAACAGCTTTGTTTGATGCTTGATCGATACCTGAACGTACCATTAAGCTCAAATCCTTAGTTAAATCATATTTTAATGAAGCAAAACCGATAAAACGATTTCTTTCTTCTGTATAAGGACGATTCAATGCATACCAATATGGGTTACCTCCCAATCCACCAACTGATGTAGGGTTTGGCCAGTTATATTGCAATAAGCCTGAAGCATCAGTATATTGATATTGCTCAATTTGCTCAAAAGGCATACTTCTAATCATTGTGTAAACTGCCTCACCAACTGAACTCTCACCAGTGTTAAGTGGGTTTTCAATTGTTTGTGAGATGAAGTTAGCTTTTGAATCTAAATGTAATTTGTCAGACAAATCACTTGTTAAACGAATGTTTAAGTTGTGACGATCCAATTCGTTACCTTTTACAATACCTTTTGCTTCTGTATTGGTATATGAGAAATATCCCTGAATTTTTTCGTTACCCATAGATGCAGTAACTGTTTTAGCCCAGTTATAACCAGTTTCGAAGAAGCTCATTGCGTTATCAGGCTGTGGAGTCATCGAATAGGTAGATGGACCCGCATAATCAGGATTGAATGACAATTGCCATGCAGCTACTGATTGTCCTGTCATTTCAGGACCCCAGCTTAAACGACTTGTAGGATCGTAAACACCCTGAGAACCTTGTCCGTAAGTATTCTGTAGATTAAGCATATCATATGCTTTCGAAAACATCAGATTCGATGATACAGATACTTTAGCCTTTTGATTGGAAGAACCTTTTTTAGTTGTAATGATGATAACACCGTTACTTGCGCGTGAACCATAAAGAGCTGCAGCAGAAGCACCTTTCAATACCGACATTGATTCAATATCTTCAGGGTTGATGTTTGAAATACCATCTGAACTTGTTCTACCACCAATATCAGCAGACGCTGTACTAGCAACATTGTTATCCATTGGTACACCATCAATAACATACAATGGCTGGTTGTTTCCGGTTAAAGAACGGTTACCACGTAATGTTACCCTTGATGAACTACCTACACCACCACCAGTAGTTGAGAAGTTCAAACCAGCAACTTTACCCGAAAGTGAGTTGGCAACGTTCAAAGAACGAGCTTCGCTCAATTCTTCAGTAGAAACAGTTTGTTGTGCGTAAGTCAATGCCTTTTTCTCACGCTTAATACCTAAAGCTGTTACAACAACACCTTCTAACTCTGTTACATCTTCAATCATTGTTAGATTGATAGTTGTCTTTCCTGCTACAGGTATCACTTCCTCATTATAACCAATAAATGTAAAATGAAGAACGCTTGACTCTGATGGAACTGCGATTGAATAATTACCATCAATATCAGTAATTACTCCTTGTGTGGTTCCTTCAATTAGAATGGTTACCCCAATTAATGGATCACCGTTTGCATCGGTAATTTTACCAGTAACTGTTTTTCCGTCCTGCTGAAGGCTCTCATTATTATTTGCAATACTTCCTTCAGCACTCACCATTTGTGTAAAGCCTACTAAACACAGACTTAAAACCAATAGTAGTTTCATTCTTTCCTGAAACCTCCGTTTGGCTGCTTTAACAATTGTCTTTTTCATAGATTCCAACTTGTTAAGTGAATAAAAATATTAGATTTAATTTTTAAGATTTATCTCTCAGTTTATGTCTCTTTTATTGTCTTATTGTACTTATCTGATCTTTCTCATAACATCCAGAATTACGTTGGTTAAAATTTATTATCTTATTCTTTATCAACATATTCAGATACACCATCTCATTAAAAAATGATATATAAATAGCCTGTACACACAAAAAACTTGTGTATAAAATTCATCGTTGTTGGATAATCTTTTGGAGTCAACCTGTCGCGATAGCTATGCGCAACAGGTTGATCCAAAAGAAACTTACCACTCCGATATCTTTGTATTTCTTAAATTGATAACCATCCCCTTTGTGATGAAATATTATCGCCTCACTCTTTACTATGCAGTAGCTCCTTTACTGCTTCTTATATTTAAATGCAATCGCCTTCCCCAAAGGCAATTCCTTTATATCTTTCGGTAAAACAACACTTACCTTATCCCCAGAAACCTGGTATTTAACCCGTTTTCCATTAGAAACAAGTCTTACTGCACTTCCCTTTGAAGGAACATTTCCCTCCCAGGAAATGGTAGTTTCCAACGTATCATCTTCGTCATAACAAGCAATTGCATAGCAAGTCTTTTGATCCTTTGATTGAGTAAAAAAGACATTATCGCTCTGACAAACTTCCAATGATCGTGTAGCATAAATTGCTTCCCCGTTCTTCTGCATCCATTGTCCTATCTTTTTCAGACTTGCCACTTGTTCTGCTGTGAATTCTCCTTCCGGAGTAGGACCAACACCTAACAATAAAGAACCACCTTTAGCAACCACTTCAACCAAAGTTCTTATCACCTGAGAGGTTGGCTTAAATCTATCTTTGGGAGAATAACCCCATGCACCACCAAGAGTAATACAACTCTCCCATGGATGATCCAATGCTTTATCTGGAATTCTTTGTTCTGGCGTCTGATAATTCTCGTACAAACCACCAACCGTACGATCAACAATTAGCAATCCGGGTTGAATTTGTCGGGCCATATTAGCTATTGAAGGCATATCAATATCCTGACTCCACGAAGGTATGGGAGCACCCCAAGCTCTAACTTCATCTGTTACCGTCTCTAAAGGACGAACCCAGCCACCATCTAACCAAAGAATATCAACATCACCATAACCCGTCATTAATTCCTGAATCTGGTTGTAAGTATATTTTTTGAATTGGTTCCATCGCCATGGGAATTTGTCGGCATCGTAATTGTTATTCCGGTTAGGTGTCGCATACTTTTTCCACCAGTAATAATCAGAATGCCAGTCAGGTTTTGAGAAATATGCACCAACCATAAACCCTTGATTACGATAGGCATTCAATACATATTTCAATGCATCTGAATGATCGTTTGATCCAAAAGGTGAGTTTGCAATGCTATAATCTGTCTGTTGCGTATTCCATAAACAAAAACCATCGTGATGCTTGGTTGTAAAAACCAGATACTTCATACCGGCTTCCTTTGAAACTTCAGCCCATTGTTCAGGATTAAACTTAACCGGATTAAATTCATTGATCAATCCGAAATACCACTCTTTATAATCGTTGTAACTAATGGTACTATCACGCTCAATCCAATCCTCAGAACAAACCGACCATGATTCAATAATTCCCGGAACAGTATATAAACCCCAATGAATAATAATACCAAATTTAAGATCCTGCCATTCCTCCAGTTTTTGAATCACCTGCTCATCCTTCGGTGCCATATAATGCTCCGTTTGAGGATGTTCGTGTTGTGCAAATATCATTTGCGAAGCAACAACCAGAAGAAATAAAAATGTTAGAATAATTTTTCTCATAACCTTATTGTGTACAATCTGTTTCAATTCAAACCAGATTTTGTCTAATTCTATCAAAAAATTTATTTATCAGCCCTTTCAACTAACGTTATATGTATAATAGTTACTATTTAAGCCGTTTTTAAAATTTCTTCTACAACATCTTTTTGAAGATAATAGGGCACTAATGCCGCAGCACCTAAAACTGGTATTTCACTATTTTCTGAAGCTATCAAAGCTGTTGTCTGTAAAGCATTCTGATGAGGAAATTTCTTAAGTGTCTCTCTCATATTTTGCTCAAAAAGTTGATAAGCATTTGATAAAGAACCTCCCAAAATAATAGCTTCCGGACCATATGAATAAATAATGGTTTCGATAAGATGTGCAACATGTTCACCAAAACTATTAAAAGCTTCAGTCGACTCCGCATCACCTGCCATTGCCTTTTCAGCTATCTCTTTACCTGTACTTTTACAGGTACGTTGAAAGAACTTACCACTGCAATAGTTTTCAAAATCAGCATCCTTATAACCAATACCTCCAAATTCACCCGCCATTGATAAATTACCAATATGCAGTTTATCATTAACTAAAACACCGGCTCCAACACCTGTTCCCATAGCTAAGGCTACCAAATCAGAGTAAGCTTTACCTTTGCCGTAAAATTTCTCTCCCAATAAAAAGCAGTTAGCATCATTTCCGATGAACACAGGCAAATTAAAATACTCTGAAAGTGTTGACTTTAATTCAACATTCTTCCAGGCTGGTATATTTTGAACGTTATAAACAATTCCTTTTTCAACATCAATTAATCCTGGAACTCCAACTCCAACACCTGCAACCTTCTCGTCCATAAGATTTTCAATTCCCTTTATCAGATCATTTATAATCTCAGACTTACCCCTATATGCGTCGGTTGATGTTTTAAATTGTTTTACAACTTTCCCACCTTCAACATAGGCAAAATGCATCTTTGTGCCACCTACATCAACACCGATGTAACACTCTTTATTCATTATCTTCCTTTTCTTAAAAAGTTATTATGTATAGCCTGAAGCTATATCCCCTCATAAAAACTTAGGATCTTTCTAGTTAGTTAAATACTTCTCAAAAGCATTTTCCATTACAACCGCAACAGCACCCAACATACCGATATTTGCTCCAAATTGAGTAGCAACAATTTTCGATTGTTCACTTATCTGTTTCATTGCATGCGTATTGATACCCTGACGAATTGGCGTTGTTATTAAATCGCCAGATTGCGCCAACATTCCACATAAAACAATAAGTTCTGGATTAAATAGCTGTATTAATATGGAAATTGCTTTACCAAGATTCAAACCTGTTTCATGCAATATCTTTATCGCATACTGGTCTCCTCCCAAAGCTGACTTAATTATATTCTTTAATTCCAACGATTTTATGTTCGGATTTTTCGTATCGAGTTTAATAGAAGTTTTACCTTCTTTAACTCCTTCTTCTGCCAGTTCTAAAACTCTGATTCCTGAAGCGACAGTCTCGATACACCCAAGTTTGCCACATCGACACAACTTACCATTTTCCACCATTGGAATATGACTGAATTCACCCGCAAAACCTGAAGTTCCCCGATAAAGATTTCCGTTTAATATCATTCCTAAACCGATTCCCCAATCGAGATATAAAACCAGAATATCTTTCTTTCCTTTTGCACTGCCTAATCTGAATTCAGCCAATGCCATTGCTTTGGCATCATTTTCTACAAAAACAGGACAACCAATTGACTCTTCCATTAATTCGGTAACTGGTTTATCCCCAAAATTCAGATAGGTATAATTGATACCTTTAACTGAATCAACTAATCCGGGCATACTAATACCCACTGATAAAAACCCTGATTTATCAAGACCAGAACGATCGATATATGAATTGATCAATTCCAGTATTTCATCCAGTGTTTCTTTCTTGTTATTTAATTCAACCGAGTATTCTTCTGTTTCAGTAATCTGATTATTCTCAGCATTAAAAATAGCAATACTTACTTTGTATATACTCATTTCTACAGCCAGAATATAAAAGCTATCAGCTACCAATCCATATAAATCCGGTTTTCTTCCTCCAATCGATTTTCCCTGCCCCTTCTTTTCAAGAATATTACGCTCAAACATCTCAGCCATAATAGCCACCATGTTTGGCGTACTAATTCGTAATCTCTTACATAATTTAGCAGTCGTCTGCGGGCCATCTACATATAAAGTCTTAACAATTCGAATTTGTTGAATGAATTTCTTCTTTTCAACTCCTTCTAGTTGTTCTGCGACTTTAGTATCAAATTGTAAATATCCCATAGACTTTACTTATAATTTTCAACGATTAGATGATGTAAAAGTATATATTTTTATTTTTAAAACAAATCTTTTATTAATTTTTTACTAAAGTTCTTAATTCTTTATTAATATTTTCTACATTTGTCAATATCAAAACACACAATATAGCCAGTCAACCAGCTGTTTACAAGGGAATAAAAGGAATATTTAAAATATTTTAATAAAACCAGAAAAAAATAGGAACTTGAACTAAGGTTTTATATCAACTGATAAGCTATACTATATACATCGTTGATTTTTCATCAATTATAAAAACTGAAATAATGAAAAAAAGACTATCAATCATTCAACTTTTTATGGCAACACTCTCAATAATGTTGTCAAATAATATTTATAGCCAGCATTATAAATTCAGAGATTGTAACCTTTCGATTGATGAAAGAGCCAATGACCTATTAAATGCACTGACCCTGGCAGAGAAAATTTCACTCCTGGGCTATTCTTCGCCAGCAGTGGAAAGATTGCAAATACCTTCGTATAATTGGTGGAACGAAGGATTACATGGGGTTGCACGTGCCGGACAGGCAACGGTATACCCACAAGCTATTGCCTTAGCGGCTACTTTTGATCCTGAACTGGTTAATAAAGTTGCGGATGCTATATCTACCGAAGCCAGAGCCAAACACAACATGGCAATTGCTAAAGATAAGCGCCTTCAATATTTAGGAATTAACTTTTGGACTCCTAATATTAATATATTCCGCGATCCTCGCTGGGGACGTGGTCAGGAAACGTATGGTGAAGACCCATTCCTTACTGGTATAATGGGTACTGCTTTTGTAAAAGGGCTTCAGGGCGATGATCCAAACAGGTACAAAATATCAGCCTGTGCTAAACACTTTGCTGCCCATAGTGGTCCCGAAGCCATTCGTCATGAATTCAATGCAATTGTTGACGAGAAAGATTTGCGTGAAACCTATCTTCCCGCATTTAAAGTATTGGTTGATAACGGTGTTTCAGCAATCATGTGTGGTTACAACCGACTGAACGATCAGCCTTGTTGTACATCCGAAAACCTTCTGGAAACCATATTAACCAAAGAATGGCAATTTGACGGACAGATTACAACAGATTGCTGGGCACTAGACGACATCTGGCTTCGCCATAAAAGTATACCAACAAGGGTAGGTGTGGCAGCTGCAGCCATTAAGCAAGGTGTTAATATGGATTGTTCTCCTATCCTTCAGCAAGATGCCATGGAAGCCATTGAGAAAGGTTTAATTACTGAAGATGATATCAATAATTCGATATATAAAACACTGATTACCCAAATAAAACTGGGTTTCTATGATGATCCTTGTGAATCACCCTACACTACCTTTGGTCCCGATAGTATTAACAATGCCTACCATGTGGATCTGTCTATTGAAGCAGCAGAAAAAAGTATGGTTCTGTTAAAAAACGATGGTATTTTACCATTAGACAAGAGTAAAACAGGTTCGATGATGGTATTAGGTGAGAATGCAGCCAATATTAGTGTATTGGTTGGAAATTATCATGGCATGTCGGGTAATATGGTTACATATGCTGAAGGATTAGTAAAAAAAGCAGGCCCCGGAACAGCAGTACAGTATGATTTTGGCTGTAGCTATTCTGATACTACTCATTTTGGTGGAATCTGGGGAGCAGGTATGTCCGACGTTTCAGTGGTAGTATTAGGTCTTACTCCTTTGTTTGAGGGCGAAGAAGGTGATGCCTTTTTATCTCCAAGCGGTGGTGATAAAGAAGGTTTAAGTTTACCTGAAGCGCATCTTATGTTTTTAAAAAAGCTAAGAGCTTCGCACAACAAACCAATTATTGCCGTATTAACTGCCGGAAGTGCTTTGGATGTTGAGGAAGTAGCGCCATATGCCGATGCTATCATCTATTCGTGGTATTCTGGCGAACAAGGAGGTACAGCTTTGGCTAATATAATTTATGGTGATGTTTCCCCATCCGGAAAGCTTCCTCTAACATTTTATAAATCGCTTCAAGACCTGCCTGAATATACAGATTACAATATGGCAAACAGAACCTACAGATATTTTGGTGGTGAAGTAGCTTATCCATTTGGATTTGGCTTAAGCTACACCAATTTCGATTACACATGGTTAAGTAAACCAAATAAGACATATAAAAAAGACCAGGATATCACCTTCAAGGTAAAGGTGAGTAATACCGGTGATTATAATG contains:
- a CDS encoding ROK family protein, whose product is MGYLQFDTKVAEQLEGVEKKKFIQQIRIVKTLYVDGPQTTAKLCKRLRISTPNMVAIMAEMFERNILEKKGQGKSIGGRKPDLYGLVADSFYILAVEMSIYKVSIAIFNAENNQITETEEYSVELNNKKETLDEILELINSYIDRSGLDKSGFLSVGISMPGLVDSVKGINYTYLNFGDKPVTELMEESIGCPVFVENDAKAMALAEFRLGSAKGKKDILVLYLDWGIGLGMILNGNLYRGTSGFAGEFSHIPMVENGKLCRCGKLGCIETVASGIRVLELAEEGVKEGKTSIKLDTKNPNIKSLELKNIIKSALGGDQYAIKILHETGLNLGKAISILIQLFNPELIVLCGMLAQSGDLITTPIRQGINTHAMKQISEQSKIVATQFGANIGMLGAVAVVMENAFEKYLTN
- a CDS encoding glycoside hydrolase family 3 N-terminal domain-containing protein, translated to MKKRLSIIQLFMATLSIMLSNNIYSQHYKFRDCNLSIDERANDLLNALTLAEKISLLGYSSPAVERLQIPSYNWWNEGLHGVARAGQATVYPQAIALAATFDPELVNKVADAISTEARAKHNMAIAKDKRLQYLGINFWTPNINIFRDPRWGRGQETYGEDPFLTGIMGTAFVKGLQGDDPNRYKISACAKHFAAHSGPEAIRHEFNAIVDEKDLRETYLPAFKVLVDNGVSAIMCGYNRLNDQPCCTSENLLETILTKEWQFDGQITTDCWALDDIWLRHKSIPTRVGVAAAAIKQGVNMDCSPILQQDAMEAIEKGLITEDDINNSIYKTLITQIKLGFYDDPCESPYTTFGPDSINNAYHVDLSIEAAEKSMVLLKNDGILPLDKSKTGSMMVLGENAANISVLVGNYHGMSGNMVTYAEGLVKKAGPGTAVQYDFGCSYSDTTHFGGIWGAGMSDVSVVVLGLTPLFEGEEGDAFLSPSGGDKEGLSLPEAHLMFLKKLRASHNKPIIAVLTAGSALDVEEVAPYADAIIYSWYSGEQGGTALANIIYGDVSPSGKLPLTFYKSLQDLPEYTDYNMANRTYRYFGGEVAYPFGFGLSYTNFDYTWLSKPNKTYKKDQDITFKVKVSNTGDYNGDDVIQVYIEYPNLERMPLKELKAFKRAGIKANQSTDLTFTINTNDLQKWDLKHSKWQLYKGEYKILVSKNSAESVLEHSFIIK